The genomic stretch TTTTTTCTACTTTTTTATCTGTTTTTTTCTTAGTAAAAAATATAAATAAGGCTAATCCTACAAGTAAAATACAAATAGCTAGAATTATATATTTTGTAGTTTTATCTTTTTCTACATCTTGAACATTAGTATTACTTGAAACTTTTGGAATATTATTTGAAGTTTCAATTTTTACTTTTGAGCTATTTTGATTACTATTATTTACTTTTATATTTATTGCTTGTGAATGAATAGTTTTTACTTGTTTTGTATTTTTATCAAAATAAGTTAGAGTAAGTTCTGGAATTGTATAATCACTTTGTGAGACAAAGGCTATTTTTTGAGAAAAAGTACCTTTGTATTCATTTCCTTCAAAACTTGAACTGATTTTTGGCTCTTCTGCATAAGTTACTACATTATCAATATTTAGAGTATATTTTTGTATATCATCAATATTTCCAACACCTTTTATATTAATACTAAGATTAACTGGTTGATCTGCATTAACTTCATTTTTATCAACACTTGTTTCTAAGGTATAATCACCAAAAAGTTCAAGATTATTAGGTAAGGGTTTAACCACTAGATGTAAGCTATTTGAATAAACTTTTTGCCATGATATTCTATTTGTAACTGCATCAAAGAATGGGTCATTAAAAAAAGAATCATTCATAAAATCATTTGAAATTCTTCTTTTTATTTGTTTTCCAACATCTGCTTCTATTGAATTAAGGTCATACTCTCCTGCTTTTTGAGGAAATAAAATATATTTTTGTGTAAATACAATATAATCATTTTCACTACTTTTATCTGCTTCACCTACTTTTTTTATCCAAAAATTCTCAAGTTTTGGTTCATTCATTTGAAGTTTATCAATTCTTGAATCTAGTTTATACTTAAATACTACATCTAAGTTAATTGATTCTCCCACTTTTACTTCTTTTTTATCTGCTTTAATTTCTAATACAAAATCCTCACCATCTTTGCTGGCATTAGCTTTTATTACTGATATTTTTGCTACTCTTGTTTCATAAACTTTTCCATCGGCTTTTATTTTAAAAGGTGGGATAATAACATCTTCTTTTGGAGCAAAACTATATGTATAAGATACTTTCTTTGAATAATTACCATTTATATATGTTCTTGATGTAGATGAAGCTCTATTTAGAATATTATAATTACCTATTGTATTTATTTGTGGGAAAGTTGTATCATCAATATCTGATGTAATTGTAAAACTAGCTAGTTCACCTTCATAAATTGCTGGAGTATTAAGAGTTAATTTAACATTTGCAAATAATCCTGTTATAAAAAGTATAGTAAGTATAAATATTTTACCAAGGTTGTTTTTCATTATTATCTCCTTTTGATAAGGGAATTAAAAGTGTATTTATTTTTCTATCGTTTAGAAGTTTTTGCCACTTTCTTTCTTCCATATTACTAATTTCTTGTTTTTTATTAGATACATTTTTATCTTTATTTTCTTTTATATTTTGAGCTTTGTTTTCTTTGTTTTGTTTTTGTTGCTCATCTTGTTTCTTTTTATCTTGTTGTTTCTCTTTGTTTTTTTCATTTTGATTTTGACTATTCTGTTTATCTTGTTTATCGTTCTGTTGTTTTTTATCCTTCTTATTATCTTTTTTATCTTGATTTTTGTTGTCTTTCTTTTTATCTTGATTTTTGTTGTCTTTCTTTTTATCTTGATCTTTATTTTGTTCTTT from Poseidonibacter antarcticus encodes the following:
- a CDS encoding BatD family protein, which translates into the protein MKNNLGKIFILTILFITGLFANVKLTLNTPAIYEGELASFTITSDIDDTTFPQINTIGNYNILNRASSTSRTYINGNYSKKVSYTYSFAPKEDVIIPPFKIKADGKVYETRVAKISVIKANASKDGEDFVLEIKADKKEVKVGESINLDVVFKYKLDSRIDKLQMNEPKLENFWIKKVGEADKSSENDYIVFTQKYILFPQKAGEYDLNSIEADVGKQIKRRISNDFMNDSFFNDPFFDAVTNRISWQKVYSNSLHLVVKPLPNNLELFGDYTLETSVDKNEVNADQPVNLSINIKGVGNIDDIQKYTLNIDNVVTYAEEPKISSSFEGNEYKGTFSQKIAFVSQSDYTIPELTLTYFDKNTKQVKTIHSQAINIKVNNSNQNSSKVKIETSNNIPKVSSNTNVQDVEKDKTTKYIILAICILLVGLALFIFFTKKKTDKKVEKNIIRLIKKAKNDKELFELLLPYSKKNKLIEDIQNQLEENLYKNAKNKIDKKALIAFFEDEEAE